The DNA sequence TCATGTGGCGCGGCGCAGTGCCCCAGAAGCGTCGCCGGTGCTGCTCTTTGCGTCACCGGTGGCGATCATCGCCGTGGCGCAGCTCATCCTGGCGATGACCGTCGCCGATGCGGGGAGCGCCTTCGTGCGCGGGGCGATTCCGAATCTCGTCGCGATCATGCCGCTTGACCTTGCGGGGGGATCGATCGTCGGCGTCGCGATCGGAATCGGCTTGGCGAAGCCCTCTTCGTAAGAGCTCCCTCGCGGCCCATGAGCCGCCGAGCGCGACCCCTATACTCGCGGCCATGCCACTCCTGGTGACTGGAACGATCGGGATCGACACCCTGCATGCACCGACAGGGCAGGCGGAGCGCGTGCTCGGTGGAAGCTGCGCGTACTTCGCCGCGGCGGCGAGCTTTCTCACTCCCGTGCGCGTGGTCGGCGCGGTCGGGGGCGATTGGCCGCAGGAGCATCGGACGCAACTCGAACACTTCAAGAACGTCTCGCTTGATGGTCTTGAAGTGCGCCCGCAGAGCCGCACCTTTGCCTGGGGCGGGCGCTACCTCGACGACATGAATCGGCGAGAAACGCTCTTCACGGAGCTTGGCGTGCTTGAAGAGGTGCCGCCGAAGGTGCCGGTTTCATTTCGAGACAGCCGACATGTCTTTCTCGGGAACACGCACCCTGCGGTGCAGTTGGACCTCCTCCAGCACTTCCCGGATCGCCAGATCGCCGTCTGCGACACGATGGACCTGTGGATCAACATCGCGCGGCCCGAGCTCATGCGTCTCTTCGCCGAGGTCGATGGCGTGGTGCTCAATGATCAGGAGGCGACGCAGCTCACGGAGATCCGCAATGCGGTCAGTGCGGGGCGTGCGATCCTTGACATGGGGCCATCCTTCGTGGTGGTGAAGAAGGGAGAGCACGGGGCGGTGCTCGTGCACCGGGATGGCGTGGCGACGCTGCCTGCGTTCCCCGCCGATCACGCGCAGGTGGTGGACCCGACCGGTGCTGGCGACTCCTTTGCCGGGGGCCTCATGGGGCACCTCGCCGCAACGGGACGGCGGGACCTCGAGGCGATTCAGGGGGGGCTCGCGTGGGGCACGGTGCTCGCCAGTTTCACGATCGAGTCGTTTGGGCTCGATCGACTTCGCCGGCTGGATCGCGGGCAGATCGACGATCGCATGCGAGCCTTCCAGCGACTGACACGCGTGGGCTGAGGAGTCAATCATGGTGAAGATGTGCGTCGCGGCCGATCATCGTGTTCGCCGCATTCGGGCGAGTGTCGGCGCGGTTCGGCTGCGCGGCGTGGCGGTGGCGCTTGTTGCACTCGGCGTGGTCTCGAGCGTGGTCTCGGGCGCGGTCGCGTGGGAGCGCTTTGACGATCTTCCTCGCGCCGACGCTGTGCGCAAGGCGCAGAGCGCCGCGGCGGGGCTTCATCGTGTCGGCCGGAGTGAGGTGCGATTCGCGCCCGATGGCCGGAGCGTCGCGTGGCGCGAAGGTTCGGAGTGGCTGACGCTCGACCTTCCACCGCGCGGTGAGCCGAGCGTGCTCGAGGTTGCGCCGGAGTGGCCCGCGTGGAGTGCGCCATCATCGCCGTTCCCGCAGGTGCCACCGCCTCCACCAGCGCCGGGGCGAGGCTTCCAGTCGCTCTCCGCCACAGCGCCCGATGGACGCCGGGTTGCCCTGTTTCGTGCAGGGAATGTCGTCATCACCGGTGGCGCGGGCGGCGACATTCAGGTGACCACGGAGGGTTCACCGGGTCCGCGCGGTGTGCGCTTCGGCAACGCGAGCTGGGTCTATGGAGAGGAACTCGATCAGACCACCGCAATGTGGTGGTCACCCGACGGGCGCTTCCTCGCCTACTACCGCTTCGACGATCGCGAAGTGGTCGAGGTGCCCATGCTCACCGGCGTCGAGACGGTGCGCCCGAGCGTGGTGATGCTTCCCTTCCCGAAGGCGGGCGAGTCGAATCCCATCGCGCAGCTCGAGGTCTTCGATACGGAGCAGAATCGGCGAATCCCGATCGAGGTCGGCGATGATCGTGAGCAGTACATCCATGACATCGTGTGGACGCCGGACAGTCGCTTCCTGCTCTTCAACCGCATGGGGCGACACCAGAATCGACTCGAGGTGATGGTGGCCGATCCGCGCACGGGCGAATCCAGGCCGCTGATCGTCGAGACTCAGGAGACATGGCAGCACCACCGACCGGAGCGGACCTTTCTCAGCGATGGTCGTCGTTTCCTCTGGGTCTCCGAGCGAAGCGGCCATCGGCAGTTCGAGCTCTGGGATGTCGACGCCGGACTGGTTCGGACACTCACCGATGGCGACTTCCCCGTGCAGGCGATCGTGAGGCTCGACGAAGCGGCGGGGGTGCTCTGGTACACGGCCATGGCCAGCGAGACACGCCTCAACCCCCAACTCATGCAGGTGTCACTCGATGGCTCGGCGCCAAGGCGCCTGACACCAGGTGATCGCCACTACGGCAGCTTCACGATCGCCCCCGATGGCCGGTGGTTCACCGCGGTCGAGCAATTCGTCGATCTTGCGCCGGAGTTCGTGCTCTTCTCGGCGGAGGCGCCCGAGGTCGCTCCCAGGGTGCTTCGCGAGAGAGAGGAGAACCCCTGGGGCGCTCGTGGACTTCGGGCGCCGGAGTTCTTCACCTGTCTGGCCGCCGACGGCGAGACCGTCCTCTACGGCGTGCTGCACAAACCCTCGAACTTCGATCCGTCGAAGAAGTACCCGCTCCTGATGGATGTCTACGCGGGACCGGGTGTCCAGACGGTGAACTCAAGGGCCGCAACGCCGGATCCGCGCAGCGAGTTCGGAATGCTCATCGCGAAGGTCGACAATCGCGGCACACCGGGCCGAGGCAAGGCCTTCGAAGGAGCCACCTACCTGCGGTTGGGTGGACCCGACATCGACGACCAGGCGGCGGCGGCGCGCTGCCTCGCCGAGCGGCCCTATGTCGACGGCTCGCGCATTGCCATCACGGGCCACAGCTACGGGGGTTACGCCACCATCATGGCGCTCCTGCGCTATCCCGAGGTCTTCTCCGTCGGTGTGGCCGGCGCTGCCGTCACCGACTGGCGGCAGTACGACACCATCTACACCGAGCGCTACATGCGCACGCCGAAGGAGAACGCCGAGGGATATGACGCCGGCAGCGCCGTCCGGCTCGCGCCGCGCCTGCGTGGTCGGCTGATGCTCATCCACGGGATGGTGGACGACAATGTTCATGTGACGAATCTCTTCGAGTTCGCGCATGCTCTTCAGCGCGCGAATCGGCCCTTCGACATGATGATCTTCCCGACGGCTGATCACGGCGTTCGTGGTCCCGCGGTCGAAGGTGTGAAGTGGTCCTACCTGCTGAAGCACCTCGGGCTCATGGCGCAGGACGGCGACGCGAAGGCGTCGCTCGAGGCACCGAGCCAGGGCGCGGAGGAAGATCGCTCGTTGGAGGTCATCGAACCGTGAGCGAGCTTCCGCCCGATCGTGCCCATGTCACGACCGAGGGAAGGCATCCTCGCTCGCTCGAACTTGACCGTTGTTCGGCGAGCGAGATCGTGGCGCTCGTCGCCGAGGATGCGATCGACGGCGTCCACCAGGTGGCACGGGCCGCCGCCGCGATCGGCGCCTTCGCCGACGCGGTCGCCGAGCGATTGGTACAGGGAGGGCGATTGATCTACGCCGGCGCGGGCACCAGCGGTCGCCTTGGAGTCCTCGACGCCAGCGAGTGTCCGCCGACCTTCAGAAGCGATCCGTCGCAGGTCGTGGGGATCATCGCGGGCGGAGATGGCGCATTGCGCCGCAGCAGCGAGGGGCGCGAGGATGAATGGCACGGCATCGCGCCGGACTTCGAGCGCCTCGAGGTGGGGCCGCGCGACGCCTTTCTCGGGATTGCCGCCGGTGGAACCACGCCCTTCGTGCTTGGGGCAATCGAACTCGCCAAAGCGCGAGGGGCGTTGACCGGGCTTCTCACCTGCTTTCCGGGGGCGCGAGTGGAGGGCTGCGATCATCGCCTCGATCTCCACACGGGCCCGGAGATCCTCACCGGCAGCACGCGCCTGAAGGCGGGCACCGCCACGAAGGTGGCGCTCAACGCGATCTCCACCGCCGTCTTCGTTCGGCTCGGCAAGGTGCACGGCAATCTGATGGTCGACCTCGCGGCGACGAACGACAAGCTCATGGATCGGGCGATTCGCATTCTTCGGGAGTTCGATGAGTCGCTTGATCGAGGCGAAGCCGCGGCCGCCATCGACGCCGCCGGGCGCTCGCTCAAGGTCGCCATCGTGATGCGCTGCGCGTGCGTCGATCGGGCCGAGGCGGAGCGTCGACTTCATGCGGCGCGCGGCTCGCTGCGTCGCGCGCTCGAAGCGTGAGTGCCTCGCGCGGCGTGCCGCGCGGTCATCGATCATCAAGAAAAAACACGGCCCCAGCGAGGGGGCCGTGTCTCTCTTCAAGTGAAGTGTTCGACTTCGAATGAAGTCGGAACTCGCCGTGGCGAGATCGGTGAGTCGCGAACTCTCAGACCATCGCGTTGAGCGCCTTGAGCGCACGAGCGCGAACCTTGCGCGACGCGGGCTTGGCCTTGATCATGACCTCCTCGCCCGTGAACGGGTTGCGGCCCATGCGCGCCTTCGTGGCGGGCTTGATGACGGTGGTGAGCTTGAGCAGGCCCATGAGCTTGAAGACGCCGGGGCCGCGCTTGCCGAGGTCCTTCTTCATGATGGTGATGAGCGAGTCGAGCACCGCGACGACCTGCTTGCGGGGCAGACCCGTGCTCTTGACGATTTCGGCGATGGTGGCGCCCTTGCTGCGAGCCTTTGCGGTGGAAGTGGCCATGTTCGGTCGAATCCTTTCTCGGTTGCTCCTCTCGGAGCGCTGCGGGACGCTGCCCCGACGCTCGGGGCGTGAATGCGTCGTTTCACCGGGGTTTCCTGCCACCCGGTGTCTACGCGCGGGAATGTACGCCGGGATAACACGGCGTACAAGCGCGCGAAGTCTCGATTTTGAAGGTTTTTCCAGCGCCGCGTAGCCAGCGGGCGGTGGGTCCCCCCAGCTTGGCGGGGAGTCGGCACGCGACCGCGGGGGCCCTAGCGGACTGCCGCCGGAGCGCTGGACCTCGGGCGAACCGGGGCACGCCCGACCGACCAGTAGGTGAAGCCGAGGTCATCCATGTGCTGGCGGCGGTAGAGATTGCGGCCGTCAAAGATGATCTTGGCCTTGAGCCGAGAGGCGATCTGCCCAAAGTCCGGGGAGCGGAACTCATTCCACTCGGTCGAAATGACCAGGGCATCGGCGCCATCCAGCACCTCGTAGAGGTCGTTGACGCACTCCGCCGCCGGGTATTCCTTGGCGAGATTCTCGAGGGCGACCGGGTCATAGGCCCGGACCTTGGCGCCGGCCGCGACAGCCTTCTTCATGAGGGCGATCGCCGGCGCCTCGCGGATGTCATCGGTCCTCGGCTTGAAGGCCACCCCCCAGAAGGCCAGCGTCTTCCCCCGGAGGTCCTTGCCGAGCTCCTCCTCGACCTTCGTCCAGAAGTGCTGGCGCTGATCCTGATTCACCACATGCACCGCTTCATTGAGCTTGCAGGGGAAGCCCGCGGCGCGGCCCATCTGGACCACGGCCTGCGTGTCCTTGGGGAAGCAGCTTCCGCCGTAGCCGAGGCCCGGGTAGAGGAACTGGTTGCCGATGCGACGGTCGGCGCACATGCCTTCGCGCACGCTGGTGATGTTCGCGCCGTAGCGCTCGCAGAGGTTTGCGATCTCGTTGATGAACGAGATCTTGCAGGCGAGCATCGCGTTCGAGGCGTACTTGACCATCTCGGCGCTGCGGACATCCATGACGAAGATGGGGTTGCCCTGGCGCACGAAGGGCTCATAGAGCTCGCGCATCAGGCGCCCCGCGTCGTCATGCTCCACTCCCACGACCACGCGGTCGGGCTTCATGAAGTCGTTGATCGCATCGCCTTCCTTGAGGAACTCGGGATTGTCGGCGATATGGAAGGCGACCTTCGTCTTCGAGCGGATGACATCGCGCACCTTGTGGCTGGTTCCAACGGGCACGGTGCTCTTGACGACAACGACCTTTGCCGCGCCGGATGCGCCAAGCCGTTCCAACTCCTCGCCGATGTCGCTCGCGACCGCGAGCACATACTTGAGGTCGGCTGAGCCATCCTCGTCACTTGGCGTTCCCACGCAGATGAAGATCGCATCACCATGCTCGTAGGCCTCGCGCTTGCTGGTTGTGAAGTGGAGGCGCCCGGCCTGCGCGTTGCGGAGAATCATCTCGGAGAGGCCCGGCTCGTAGATCGGACTCTCGCCGCGCTTGAGCATGGCGATCTTCCGCTCATCGACATCGAGGCACATCACATTGTTGCCCGTCTCGGCGAAGCACGCGCCTGTGACGAGTCCGACATAACCGCTGCCGACCATGGTCAGGTTCATGGGATCTCCGTGGGAAACAGGGCAGGATAGCGGAGACCGCCTCGGCGGGGTCGATGCCGCGCGACTCAAGGCCCCGATCGGCCAAGGGGATCATTCACCGGTCGCGTCGGATCATGGGCAGGGGCCCCACGCCCCGAGCAGGATGGCGAGATCGGCCCCATCGACGAGGCCGTCCTGGTTGAAGTCGGCCGCGATGTGCTCGCCCTTCACGCCCCACATCCCGAGAAGAGTGGCGATGTCGGCGCCATCGACGATGCCGTCGAAAGTCAGCTCACCGAGGCAGGTGACGACCCCCGAGCAGTCCGGATAGAGGAAGACTGTGTCGTGGCCCGAGAGGCCGAGCGGGTCGCTGACAGACAGCGTGACTTCAAAGAAGTAGGTCTCTTCGCCGCAGCCGAGCGGAGAGATCACCGTCTTGGTGATGCACTCGGAGTCGGGCGGCTCGGGATGGGTGTGCGTGTTGTGGTGAAGGATCGTCTGCCATGCGCACTTCAGGTCATCATGCTCGTCGTCGGAGAACTTCGCTTCAAGATGGAACTTGGTGTCGCCCGTCATCGGGTAGAGATCGCCGTCGGAGAGGCTGGTGATCTTCACCTTGGGTGGCGTGTTGTCGGTCCAGATTGAGAGCGTCTTCGATGACTCCGCGCCGAGGTCATCCTGCACGACAAGGATCAGGTCGTGGCGCGTGGGACCGCGGCCTTCGAAGACATAGCTCGTCACCGGGCCCGTGGCGATGAGCGTGCCATTCTTCAGGCGCCAGGTGAAGAGCAGTGATCCACCCTCGGGGTCGAATGATCCGCTCGCGTCGAGGGTGACCGTCAGCGGTGACGGCCCGTACAGAGGCGACGCGTGCGCCGAGACGATGGGGGGAAGGTTCTCTCCGCCGGCGTAACGGATCCGCTTCAGCGTCTGCGCCCAGCTCACGACATAGAGCGATTCGTTGTAGGGGTTGTATCGAGCGAAGACGATCTCCCCCTGGTTCTGGGCGAAGTTCATGACCTCGGTGACGGCACCGTCGTCGTTCAGCCGGAACCCCTTGAGCCAGCCGAGAGTGTGATCGCCGAAGAGGTGGACGCCGTGCCACTGCGATGGCCAGCCGTTCACGGGAATGCGGCTCGCGCCGATGGCGCAGAGACCCTGGAAGGGAACGCCCACGACGCCGGAGGCAGGTGTGCCGATCAGGATTCCTACCGGGCGGTCTCCGTCGAAGCCGGCCACATGGGTCAGATCACCACCCCAGTGCACCCAATCAAGCAGCGGACGGCGATGTACGAAGGTCGGCGCCCCGATGGGGATTTCTTTGATCTCTTCGCCGACATGCACCACGGCCAGCGCGTCCATCGACGGGCCGGCAAGACCGGTCGTGACCACGCGAATATGTGAGACACCCTTCTTGAGCGGGGCTGTGATCGATGTCCAGCGGTAATGTGTCCACGAGCCTGTTGCTTCGAAGGGCACTGTCGCGGCGACGATCACACCATCGACTTCAACTCGCAGCGGGCGCGGGGGTCCGCCACCGAGTGCGGCGCGGAAGTGAAGCTCGTACAGGCCGTCCTCAGGGGCCTCTGCCTTCCAGGTGATGGAGCCACCGGTCAGTTGGGGCATGGAGACATAGCCGGCGCCGGTGAATCCGGGGTGGGCGTTGGCCACGGCGCATCCGACGAGCACACCATCTTCAGCCTGAAGCAAGGCGGCCGGGTTGATGAACCGCGGCTCCGCCTCGGGTGTGTCGTGAATCAGCAGATCCCGGAAGAGGAAGTGTGGCGGTCCCTCGCCCGGCGCCCTCGGTGCGTCGGGGTTGGGAACCAGCGGATGTTCGATGGCGGCCTTCGCGTATCCGGCGTGCCACTCCATGCCCTCGAAGAGCGGCCACCCGAAGTTGAGTCCCGGCGCATCGCAGAGGTTGTACTCCTCGCGCGCGGTCCAGCCGACCTCGCCGATCAGAAGCGTGCCCGGTTGGCCGGAGCCCGGTTCGCAGGTCTTGCCCTGGCGGCAGGTGCAGGTCTTGGCGCCGGTTTCCGGGAGGAGCTCCACGCGGAATGGATTGCGGAGTCCCAGTGCCCAGACACGGCTCCGCGCCGAGCGTGGCGCTTCGGGATCGAAGAAGGGATTGCTCGGCAGTCCATCGCCAGTTGCGGGATCGAGTCGAAGCACCTTGCCGCAGAGCGAGTCGAGAAGCTGCGAACGGAAGCTGCCCACATCTTCGAAGGGCTTCAGAATGCCCTCCTTGAGAGCCTGTTCGACATAGCCGAAGTCAACCTGGCCGCCAACATCGGTCGTCGCGTAGCTGGAGTTGTCGCCGGTCGAGACGAGGAGCGAACCATCTTCTCCGAACAGCAGTGTTCCGACGCCGTGGCTCTGATGCACGATTGGAACTCCCGTCTCGATCGACTCGCCCAGGAGCACGACACGGGAAGCGGGATCGGCCTCGGTGAAGTTGCTTTCCTTCTTCAGCGTGTAGCGGGTCAGGCGACCAATGGTCGCGGAGTAGTAGTGATTGGCGTTGGGCAGATACTCCGGCGTACCGAAGTGCAGGAGGTGGTGCCGATCAACCACATACAGCAGGTAGATGTGGCCGTTGTCCATGAAGTGGGGATCAATGGCCATGCCCAGCATGCCGTGATCGCGCCACGCGCCGACCTCCTGGATGAGGTTCAGCACCGGTTGCACCTGCTTCGAGCCATCGGCGTTGATCATCCACACGCGGCCGAGGTAATCCCAGGCGAGCGAGCGGCCATCGGGAAGGAAGTTGACGCCGACGAGGCCGTACCACCCCGAACCGACGGTTTGCGCGACGAATCCCGGCGGAAGCGAGGAATCGGCCACTGCACCAGGTGCCGGCAGACATGTCGCCAGCAGACTCGACACAACGAGTCCGCGGCATGCACGGCGACCGCGGTCGAGGTGCAAGTCAATGTTGCGAGAAAGGATCCCCCAGCGACCCCCGTGGGGCCTTGGAGCCCGAGACTTCTTCCCACCCATGCTGCGAAGCTAATCCGAAAGCCGGATCTGAACAAGAGCATTGCATGAAAGTGCGCGAAGAATGTCGGCGCGCTGTCAACCGCGGGCAGGTCTCGTGCACGACCAATGGGTGAGAACTTCGCTGGTTACGGGCACTCGCCCCACGATCCGAGGACAACAGCAAGATCGTTTCCGTCGACGAGATGGTCGTGATTGAGGTCGGCGATCAATCCCTCGCCGGTCGTGCCCCAAAGACCTAGAACGACGGCGAGATCGGCGCCATCAACGACACCATTTCCGTTGAGGTCAGCGGGACAGAGGAGGACGCCCTTGCAATCGGGATAAATGAACAGGGACTTGGTCGTGGCCAGGCCGAGCGGGTCGGTCACCGTCAGCGTGATGCCATAGAAGTAGAGCTCATCGCCGCAGCCGAGCGGCGTGATGACGGTCGAGGTCGTGCACTCGGGATCGGCGGGCTCGGGATGATTGTGCGTGTTGTGGTAGAGCGTGGTGACCCAGGCGCAGCTCAGGTCCCGATGTTCGGCGTCGGAGATCGATGCGATCAGCGGAAGAATCGTCTTTGATTCCATGGAGTAGAGATCGCCATCGTGCACGCTTG is a window from the Phycisphaeraceae bacterium genome containing:
- a CDS encoding sugar kinase, with the protein product MPLLVTGTIGIDTLHAPTGQAERVLGGSCAYFAAAASFLTPVRVVGAVGGDWPQEHRTQLEHFKNVSLDGLEVRPQSRTFAWGGRYLDDMNRRETLFTELGVLEEVPPKVPVSFRDSRHVFLGNTHPAVQLDLLQHFPDRQIAVCDTMDLWINIARPELMRLFAEVDGVVLNDQEATQLTEIRNAVSAGRAILDMGPSFVVVKKGEHGAVLVHRDGVATLPAFPADHAQVVDPTGAGDSFAGGLMGHLAATGRRDLEAIQGGLAWGTVLASFTIESFGLDRLRRLDRGQIDDRMRAFQRLTRVG
- a CDS encoding DPP IV N-terminal domain-containing protein gives rise to the protein MVKMCVAADHRVRRIRASVGAVRLRGVAVALVALGVVSSVVSGAVAWERFDDLPRADAVRKAQSAAAGLHRVGRSEVRFAPDGRSVAWREGSEWLTLDLPPRGEPSVLEVAPEWPAWSAPSSPFPQVPPPPPAPGRGFQSLSATAPDGRRVALFRAGNVVITGGAGGDIQVTTEGSPGPRGVRFGNASWVYGEELDQTTAMWWSPDGRFLAYYRFDDREVVEVPMLTGVETVRPSVVMLPFPKAGESNPIAQLEVFDTEQNRRIPIEVGDDREQYIHDIVWTPDSRFLLFNRMGRHQNRLEVMVADPRTGESRPLIVETQETWQHHRPERTFLSDGRRFLWVSERSGHRQFELWDVDAGLVRTLTDGDFPVQAIVRLDEAAGVLWYTAMASETRLNPQLMQVSLDGSAPRRLTPGDRHYGSFTIAPDGRWFTAVEQFVDLAPEFVLFSAEAPEVAPRVLREREENPWGARGLRAPEFFTCLAADGETVLYGVLHKPSNFDPSKKYPLLMDVYAGPGVQTVNSRAATPDPRSEFGMLIAKVDNRGTPGRGKAFEGATYLRLGGPDIDDQAAAARCLAERPYVDGSRIAITGHSYGGYATIMALLRYPEVFSVGVAGAAVTDWRQYDTIYTERYMRTPKENAEGYDAGSAVRLAPRLRGRLMLIHGMVDDNVHVTNLFEFAHALQRANRPFDMMIFPTADHGVRGPAVEGVKWSYLLKHLGLMAQDGDAKASLEAPSQGAEEDRSLEVIEP
- the murQ gene encoding N-acetylmuramic acid 6-phosphate etherase, with protein sequence MSELPPDRAHVTTEGRHPRSLELDRCSASEIVALVAEDAIDGVHQVARAAAAIGAFADAVAERLVQGGRLIYAGAGTSGRLGVLDASECPPTFRSDPSQVVGIIAGGDGALRRSSEGREDEWHGIAPDFERLEVGPRDAFLGIAAGGTTPFVLGAIELAKARGALTGLLTCFPGARVEGCDHRLDLHTGPEILTGSTRLKAGTATKVALNAISTAVFVRLGKVHGNLMVDLAATNDKLMDRAIRILREFDESLDRGEAAAAIDAAGRSLKVAIVMRCACVDRAEAERRLHAARGSLRRALEA
- a CDS encoding HU family DNA-binding protein codes for the protein MATSTAKARSKGATIAEIVKSTGLPRKQVVAVLDSLITIMKKDLGKRGPGVFKLMGLLKLTTVIKPATKARMGRNPFTGEEVMIKAKPASRKVRARALKALNAMV
- a CDS encoding UDP-glucose/GDP-mannose dehydrogenase family protein — its product is MNLTMVGSGYVGLVTGACFAETGNNVMCLDVDERKIAMLKRGESPIYEPGLSEMILRNAQAGRLHFTTSKREAYEHGDAIFICVGTPSDEDGSADLKYVLAVASDIGEELERLGASGAAKVVVVKSTVPVGTSHKVRDVIRSKTKVAFHIADNPEFLKEGDAINDFMKPDRVVVGVEHDDAGRLMRELYEPFVRQGNPIFVMDVRSAEMVKYASNAMLACKISFINEIANLCERYGANITSVREGMCADRRIGNQFLYPGLGYGGSCFPKDTQAVVQMGRAAGFPCKLNEAVHVVNQDQRQHFWTKVEEELGKDLRGKTLAFWGVAFKPRTDDIREAPAIALMKKAVAAGAKVRAYDPVALENLAKEYPAAECVNDLYEVLDGADALVISTEWNEFRSPDFGQIASRLKAKIIFDGRNLYRRQHMDDLGFTYWSVGRAPVRPRSSAPAAVR
- a CDS encoding PQQ-dependent sugar dehydrogenase — its product is MADSSLPPGFVAQTVGSGWYGLVGVNFLPDGRSLAWDYLGRVWMINADGSKQVQPVLNLIQEVGAWRDHGMLGMAIDPHFMDNGHIYLLYVVDRHHLLHFGTPEYLPNANHYYSATIGRLTRYTLKKESNFTEADPASRVVLLGESIETGVPIVHQSHGVGTLLFGEDGSLLVSTGDNSSYATTDVGGQVDFGYVEQALKEGILKPFEDVGSFRSQLLDSLCGKVLRLDPATGDGLPSNPFFDPEAPRSARSRVWALGLRNPFRVELLPETGAKTCTCRQGKTCEPGSGQPGTLLIGEVGWTAREEYNLCDAPGLNFGWPLFEGMEWHAGYAKAAIEHPLVPNPDAPRAPGEGPPHFLFRDLLIHDTPEAEPRFINPAALLQAEDGVLVGCAVANAHPGFTGAGYVSMPQLTGGSITWKAEAPEDGLYELHFRAALGGGPPRPLRVEVDGVIVAATVPFEATGSWTHYRWTSITAPLKKGVSHIRVVTTGLAGPSMDALAVVHVGEEIKEIPIGAPTFVHRRPLLDWVHWGGDLTHVAGFDGDRPVGILIGTPASGVVGVPFQGLCAIGASRIPVNGWPSQWHGVHLFGDHTLGWLKGFRLNDDGAVTEVMNFAQNQGEIVFARYNPYNESLYVVSWAQTLKRIRYAGGENLPPIVSAHASPLYGPSPLTVTLDASGSFDPEGGSLLFTWRLKNGTLIATGPVTSYVFEGRGPTRHDLILVVQDDLGAESSKTLSIWTDNTPPKVKITSLSDGDLYPMTGDTKFHLEAKFSDDEHDDLKCAWQTILHHNTHTHPEPPDSECITKTVISPLGCGEETYFFEVTLSVSDPLGLSGHDTVFLYPDCSGVVTCLGELTFDGIVDGADIATLLGMWGVKGEHIAADFNQDGLVDGADLAILLGAWGPCP